In Magallana gigas chromosome 1, xbMagGiga1.1, whole genome shotgun sequence, the sequence TTTTCTTGGACAAATCTTGCCATATAGTGTTCATGTTTATttgtcccctaccggtttcaccggaggggactatagctttcctctgcgtccgtcagtccgtccgtccgtccgtctgtctgtccgttcgtctgtctgtcccacttcagttttccgttgttttttttctgcatgtgTTTGACGAATGATGTGAAACTTGCTGAgcagcttcaaaatatcaaacagcAGACCAAGTTTATACTTTTGTAGCGTCTAGTCAACACAATTtccagaaatttaatttttttcactccaaattttttaatgatcgggttcgttatcgggctcggtgtgtaCTAAATGAACGAGGACATTATGTGGtcagtaaaataataaatgatatcgtgcattatttgtattattacatttatcatttctgataacaaacaaataagttctgtcaAATGGTGTCAagttttgtgtaaattttaacggcagggtattattacaatcgggttcgttatcgggtttggGCTGTTGGATGATAGACTAGACCTGTGTGTTTGCTTTGCTTCAAATATGTACttttttaaatggatttttgagattgtttgctgtttattattatcatttttcataatttactttACAATTATTACATTTATGATAGGGGATATTTAATATACAGGGTCTCAAACTTTTGCCATTCTCAATCAAAGGGGttaccggtaggggacgtgtattgcttatgcaatacactcagaatgcttgttatttTAGTCACTTGGGTAATCTATTGCTGTTGGTCGTGTGACGTCTGTTAATTATTAGACATTTTTGAATGAacttataattttcaaagtAGATTGCTACTTTgccatataaaattaaatatatacatgactgtatagGCTCTATTTTAGAAAATCTACTTTAACTTTCTCTGCATGCTTAAAGCAATACCATGTATGCGTTTGTATGTACATTATAAATGGAACCTGAATGTTATAGAGGGTGACCATCAAAAGCCTATGGGTTAATTGAATAACCTATCCATAACGTGACCGCGTAAAGAAATGGAAAATCTGTTGCATCTGCTAAATCATTGTAAAgggttaattttcaaaaattttattgaatgtGGATCAAAGTGTCATATTAAACGAAATCAGACACTACATCTAATTAacactaataataataattcactccctgaaaataaattacaatttcaaCATAAGACATaataaatttaagatatttgGTATAGAATGATTAAGAACACAGCCATTGTGTCGTTTTATCATTGTTGAATTTTACAGTTAAGGTTCTTTGGTGTACGTAtactactgtatacaggaaaCTATTTGCCCCGAGTAACTGTCGCCTTTTTCCCGTCTTCAATTCGAAAGTTATGTTGAAAGAAAGATAATCTGAGACATTAGAATTTGCCCAGTCTTTAATTAGCCCGCTAGCAACGAGggcaaaaggggcgaaaataaaacgaggGCGAATATTTCCCGGTATACAGTATGTCCTTTCTTGACTGGTTCTCTTTCTCTATACGAGAGAGACAGGTGGTTATCGCCATCGAAGCCAGGGATTCCTGCTTTGATTGACGCCCCCTCTATTTGTTCTGCTTTATACACAGTAAGGGAAATAATCTAGTAATTACGCGATCTAATTAGTCTGTACCACCATACTCGGTCGATTTATGATTCCCGTGTTGATTAAAAATGTCAGTCTTAATAAACAAAACCATTTTACACCGTTGTTTCAGGGGTTTTCTCTAATTAATgactaattttaaataaaagggAACAAAGTGAACGTCCCAAAAATAAAATAGCATTATGTGTGAAAATGTAGATAATTTTGCGCGTATGAAATGTTTAATGCTCCCTTGAAACAttaatctgaagaaaaaaatatttgtattgtatgtGGAAATAAAAGTTATCGTGTTAGATTGATTAAATCTAAAGCAAATACTGATATTGGTttaaaagaactttttaaaaagtatggtGGTATTTGTGTTGCAAGCGGAATACTTTGCAGgaattgttttcacaaattaataaactttgacAAAAAGAGTCGGAAAACTATGAATCTGTCTATACTAGAGGGAAGAGGGTCGCTTCTTCTCCGGCCGATGAACAAAGGAAAGCGATCGAATTGTATTtgttgatattgtattgaaatatttggaCATACATGAATTctctacattttcttttttgcattCTAATAGTTGATGTTGCCGTAAGTTCTACTAATTTTGCATCAGGAATGAGATAtctttttgaaagttttgaaaattgtgGTCGGAAATCGTGCCCCCTATTCACAACACAATGAGCCTTGTCAACTAAAATGTGTGTAATGGCCTTGTATTTCTGTTTgagaattttacagattatttCATCCATCATACATTCCGGGTGCCCGATGATGTAATCagcatttttatacaaaaatcttTTCACCTGTCGATTTCAGCATCACAattcaattctaaaaaaaatcgtttaagTTTGGGGTATTGAAGagcctgagagagagagagagagagagagagagagagagagagagagagagagagagagagagagagagagagagagagagagagagttttaataaatttaaagctCAACAAATTAGAGATATTTTTCAGTAACGTAATGGCTTAAAATCGGTTAAAGACAGGATCATGATTGGTattggtgattttttttctcttgaaatATTAGATTCACACATAAAGTGGGCAGTAGGgagaaaatattgaatttgagAAGACAAAGGAAGTGCTTGGCAGAGGCAATTCTGCAGGTGATATTGTTGTCATTAGGAGCCGAGCATGCTAAGAAAACAGTAAGGAAACAAAAACTTGGAGACAATAataacaagtattccttttaaaggaatgatcggcaataatgatatattgatagcaagAAGCagtcaacatgatcagtttgatgtaaaataattaaaaaagtactgtattttttttttacaaaatatagaatattttgaatctgtacaccataatttcatcattataaaccgtcacaaaatttaattttgaaataaatttgggaaAAGCCGTTCGTCAACTCCTTgtctaattttatatttttaacgtaattattaaatgttaaatactgagtagggctcttcaaagagcattaacatgtacacaaaaaaaagttgtattaaaaaaaattaatgcgactgtaaaacattaaatgccatcataacttgctattgaggtcgcattataacgtaaccttgtttataatttaagccgtcttcctagctactattatgcaacatcaatagatcgaggtcagttcatggatcaccctcttatgattgaggtcagttcatcgaggtcaactgcattactgaatgaatctttcgatcgaaattcttacgcgtgaggcaaaatgtgcattcttgaattaacaggtcgaactgtattttatgtatgtttgcatctcttaaggcaaatgaactgaaataaaactgagtaaaatgttatataaatactaaaccaaacttcaagtttttatatgaactacttatgcaagcggaatgtgtgcgcacgtagaagcatttgccggatgcctcatatggacacaacagtgattggccgaagccgatcacaaaaaggCCCAATCCCGGTAAATCTCTAGCTGTACAAAAGTCTTTTTTGCTTTAACTTCTCATAGTTTTATTTGAAGAATTAAAGCACccatattatttctttgtatatttttcataataatgaCCTCAGCTTTTAGTCTCTAAATCACTAATCAACTCCCTATCTATCGAAACGGCTAGTTCATAATGGCATTTAACGGCGAGATAACAACAAtctttgtattttgtattcTAGGCGGCAGCATTTCGTACTTTTCCGTAGCCCGTCGGCAAAACAGCAAGAGTGTCATCATGTAAAGCACTTTTAATACACTTTCCTTGTAAAGGCTTCAGAAAATGTCATACATCTTTCACAATTGATATTTGCAAGTGCAATTTGTGTATGCAAATAGAACtcgaaaaaaaatgataaccgTCCATAACACTTGTTGCTTTTCTGCACTCGGTGATCTGTTTTGGGTTCCCCGAGATATTCAAATTCTGCGTCAGCGATAATATTTTTATCAGCCAATGAGCGCGGCCACCATTACATTAGTGATCACCTCTCTGTATATCGCACATTGCCAGTATATGTCCTTTCAAGAGAGTTGCTTCATGGAAAATAATTTGCCCGTAAATggataacagaaataaaataagtaaatgtctgtaaaattatttatattttaatgtcTCTATATCtactttgattattttctaCTTTCGTTTTAATGTAGAGACAAGgtcaaaatgttgtttttttctgaGTTCcgggtttttatttcaaatgtcaCTTAACTTCCGGCCAATGCTCCTCCAAATGAAAACACTAAAGAAGGGTAACTATATAAGATATAGCATTTCTAAATTGAGAACATATGCATCATGTGTAATTTACTTCTATGAGatgtttaatttttgatatataCTGTCTATTTTCTTAAATGAAGGAATATAAGGTCATTGTTTAAggatgtgaaaaaaataaatgctgtATCGTCAACTCCAATAATAAATCTCCTTTTGCTACAACATgatgctaacaaaacaaacaattcaaatgacattaattaaacattttatatgcaaaaaaatgaaatatcgaTTTTATTTTAGGTGACGTTTTAAAAACCATTGATAAGATGATAACAGGAGTGTGCACTGGTATTGATAAACCTTAAAGGATTTAAATCACTTGTGCAGGTATTTCATATTGTCGAATGAAAAGCAATGGAAAATACACAGCAAAAAGAAATCGTAAACAGGTTGAGAGTAGTCTGTGTGATAAACTATCCGTGCACAGAGTTATTTCGTGATATATTACGTCAACACGTAACAGAAATACAAATGCCTGGTCGTTTATTGGAAGAAGGTACGCAAAAAATCCTCAAAGGAAATCTTGGGAAAGACCTAAAGGAAATACTGTACCCTCAGAATGGATACTTTACCGGTGACTATACTTGTCTTGATCTCTCAGCACTTTATCGATTGATACGCAATGTATCAGGAATCACAGCCCATCAAAAAGGTTGGGGTAGATCTCCCAACCCATCTGATCACTCAGTATCGGCAAATATAGAAAGACTACGAAACATTAGAAATGTAGATACTGCACATGGTGCAAGCAAAACCCTGAACGAACACGAATTTCAAACTCTTATGAAGAAGATAGAAAACAGTATAGAGGAACTGGAGAAATCTTTACCGTGGAAATCTACAAAATATAAAGATGATGTGACTAAATGGAAGACATGTCCATTTGATTCAACACTACCTAATGACAAATTgataatattgcaaaaaattatATCAGAAATGAAAGGTTGGTATATCAAAActgttcaattttaaattatttggcACCTTGTATAAACTATAGTCTCGGATGTACTTAGCCGATCACCTATTGTATAGCGTCTGAATGTCTGGATATTTGTTGActagttttttttacttttcatagATCTCTTATTTATGTCTTCCCAAACCACATAATTGCTTTAAATCTTGACTTAACAAACACTTGGTTAAAGGAAACTTATTATTATTGAATGAAAGTAAATTCTTGATATTTCTAATCAACAAgagtgaaataaaaattcatttgtttgtgtCATACAATTTTCCAAAGTACTTTGACTACGCTGGTATGTTACAAAATACGTGCATAAAttagtatttttaatatatttaacatgtaAGACATTCTCTGATACACTGCAAAGCTGTGTGAAAAAAGTAAACCAGTAAATTTGTCTCTCTTAACTAAATCCTGTGAAAAAATAAGCAGAAGAATATGGAACTTTTGCTGAAAGACGACACGCAATTTTATTCCCCAGTTATAATATTAAGAAGATATGTCTCAAAATgacatttataataaataatacatagTGACGACGATTTAAAGTTAAATTCTGTGAACAAACAATCGAAATCAATGCCTGCACAGCCATATATGATGTACAcatgaatatttttacaaatcagATAATATTTACACCACATAataatatctaaaaattggTTCATGTAAAAATCACTATTATAtggtttgaataaatgataattactTTGAGACAAAGAATCATATAATGATCATTCAAACAATCGTAAAATTATGATATCATGCCATTGATACATACTTGTAATAACAAAACTATATGATCCTCATATGATACCTGTAATGTTCTCGTAAGAGGgccttttttcatatcattcaagccaattgtatgaaaatcattttattgttatatttgtaTATGTGTCTAAAACATCTGtataaattatgaaatgatTTAGGAACAAAACGATCCAACATTTTCTAATGTCTTCTAACATGCAATGACAAATGCCACTTTCTAATTTCTTATTACAGACGAtgaaatacaaagaaaacaaatagaCAGACTTCAGAGTAAAATGGATTCTTTTGAAGAAACGCTACAGTTGTCAgtttcttcattaattggtttgtaaataaaaatattgcatttggTCATTGTTATTAGTTAACAGGATGTTTAAGATCAATATCGGGTTTTTTTCGTTTTCAATCATGTAATTAcgattaatttattattataaatcaatACATCAACAGCTTATATAATTATCTCTGCTCATTTTTACTATTTAACTACATTTAtacattactttttttaaatggatAATTATGCTTGAAATATTATCACGGTAATTAAATAATCATTTGGAACACCTTAATTATTAAGAATGATGAATTACAGAAACCATGAATGCTTCTATCGAAAATCAGAGCGTGcaagcaaaacaaaaagaaactcACAAGCCTCAGGGAGAAATGGATGCTCTAGAGGAAACGCATACGTCTAAGTCAACATTGTTtggtttgtaaacaaaacagaatTTCAAGTACTTgagtaaatttattttataaagtattgacaacataattttcatttatatccTTATCAATAAATTCtattatatttgaaaacagGAAAAACAAAAGTGATCCTTCTGCAACATAAAGATTTAGAAACATATATTCGAACCGAAGCTGTACAGTCAACAATAAAAACTCTCGAAGAACAGCACATAGCGATTCTTATAGGTAAACCTGGGGATGGAAAAACAACGACGGCATATCAGGTCATGcatgaaatttcaaataaaccTGAAGCTGAAAATGTTGACTGCTTGAAGAATATTAAGCAAAAACGTGCTGTTATTATTCAGAGCCCAGATGAATGGCAAAAATATATTGACCCTAATGAGGAAGTCATCGTTTACTTTGATGATTGCTTTGGATCAACAAATTTTAATAGGGAAGCAGCAGCAAGATGGAAAAGCTCATTAGATTCGATATATGCAAGCGCAAGGAAAGGTAATATTTTTGTTCTCATCGGATTGCAAAGCAGAATCCTAGAAAAACTCAAAGAATCTCTGTCTTGTCACAAACTGTTTAGTGAGGAATTTGTGGTTGATGCCTCTTATCTTAAagaaaacgagaaaagagattTAATAGATGCCTATGAGAAAGActacattaaaagaaaaaacagaaaAGTGCAAAGTCCTGTGAAAGCATTCAAGCAAAGTAGTCTAAATGTATTATCTGAAAAAGATAAAAGCAAAATCATTTCAAGCATGACAACCTACGGGTTTCCTCTTGCATGTCGTCTGTTTTTTGAAATAGAACGCTTCCATGACTTGGGATACAAGTTCTTTAGCAAGCCTGGTAAAGAATTGTTAGAAGAAATCGAAACAATGCGAAAAGGAAAACGACTAACATATATTGTTTTGGCTTACGTTTTAATAAACGGGAAAATAAATCCTTATGCCGTAGATAGAAACCTTTTAACAGACATTTGTACTAAATTAAGACATCCTCAAGGAAATGAATCGAACGTAGATATTTTGGATGCCATAGATGAATTGACAAAACCCTACCTTGAGAAGGACTCGAGCACCGGAGAATATATTTTCTCGCACACAGCAGTATTAGATaatgttttattatcatttggAAAGGTTGCAcctgaaattgttttaaaaagatgcaGCAGACGGTGTCTTTATGAGCTGATCAGAACGCCCAAAACTGTTCATAATGATATGGAATTGACTATTCCGTCCAACTGTTTCCAGTTATTAGCGGAGAGACTTTTACAGGTCCATTCTCACACAAAAGGGTCAATAAAAAACTATATAAACATCGCTATTGATATTGTATGGCACCCAGCAACACAGGATGATGAATTTGTAGATGTATTATTACGTTTAAAGCAACTAAGAGAGAATAATAACCTTTTGAGAGCACTTTGGTATGTGTTTCCAGGCTCGACCACATCAGTTATGCTTGATAAATTGTTAGCTATGTATGGATTTGATGAAGATATGCATACACCTTTGGGACTGAAAAGAGAGAAATCGAAAGACAAAGAGGACACATTGGCAGTCGAAAAGGAAAGTGAAAAAGTTCAAACGTTAAGCAAAGTCTTGTCTTTTATTTCTCAATGCATTGATAACTACGAAGGCAATTTTCATATTCTTTGCTGTctaaagtatataaaaaaagatcGCCGCTTATACCAACTTCTTGATTCTCATGTTAAGCATTTGCCTCGTGG encodes:
- the LOC105325313 gene encoding uncharacterized protein, whose product is MENTQQKEIVNRLRVVCVINYPCTELFRDILRQHVTEIQMPGRLLEEGTQKILKGNLGKDLKEILYPQNGYFTGDYTCLDLSALYRLIRNVSGITAHQKGWGRSPNPSDHSVSANIERLRNIRNVDTAHGASKTLNEHEFQTLMKKIENSIEELEKSLPWKSTKYKDDVTKWKTCPFDSTLPNDKLIILQKIISEMKDDEIQRKQIDRLQSKMDSFEETLQLSVSSLIETMNASIENQSVQAKQKETHKPQGEMDALEETHTSKSTLFGKTKVILLQHKDLETYIRTEAVQSTIKTLEEQHIAILIGKPGDGKTTTAYQVMHEISNKPEAENVDCLKNIKQKRAVIIQSPDEWQKYIDPNEEVIVYFDDCFGSTNFNREAAARWKSSLDSIYASARKGNIFVLIGLQSRILEKLKESLSCHKLFSEEFVVDASYLKENEKRDLIDAYEKDYIKRKNRKVQSPVKAFKQSSLNVLSEKDKSKIISSMTTYGFPLACRLFFEIERFHDLGYKFFSKPGKELLEEIETMRKGKRLTYIVLAYVLINGKINPYAVDRNLLTDICTKLRHPQGNESNVDILDAIDELTKPYLEKDSSTGEYIFSHTAVLDNVLLSFGKVAPEIVLKRCSRRCLYELIRTPKTVHNDMELTIPSNCFQLLAERLLQVHSHTKGSIKNYINIAIDIVWHPATQDDEFVDVLLRLKQLRENNNLLRALWYVFPGSTTSVMLDKLLAMYGFDEDMHTPLGLKREKSKDKEDTLAVEKESEKVQTLSKVLSFISQCIDNYEGNFHILCCLKYIKKDRRLYQLLDSHVKHLPRGMTLLHCCILLGWEDVVDEIINIHIPTATENQWTCLHFSAYIGNCTMLQKFVELGHDIDANTAEGYSVLQTCFIGMRYGYGETNWPLFSVSEKDRFQMTLTFPTEDNYEDVVRYIFQCKPLSFLKDIENNIDDFGNNILHYLVIQDYSNVLEFLCRQNEDVVLEHSASALPTLLHLAVYLGRPLITRQLWSDAVRPVDSDLSLEETLKLGQEFSKKRIEFSRLNRIKKPSCCWNDGHEEMVGIPFNAIAGIDVIFGNINDYLDISCFFKRQGIRN